In the genome of Saprospira sp. CCB-QB6, one region contains:
- a CDS encoding Ig-like domain-containing protein yields MQKITTLGLLILGSLFFSSLLSAQCAYIYVDPAGTSLGDGSEANPMDLQTALNEACLQNRTHIRLLAGTYNLTDKIVIDCDALIIDGDWEILNGVGRKNSSLATTININSSLETAPYDGASGTVVGYYIGIEAINFNDFQILDIDVNVKNGGASGSVSGTTGNRGRSVYGFYFRNANNWQIERVTMNTGQASRGTNGAAGAAGSPGVAGGTGSQAQCNDDCATNRGGNGGSGGGGAAGAPANNDLSCRNSGQAGSNGTAATGRNGGGGGSGGTGGAEDNRGAAGGSGAAGGGGAGGAFGAGSIGFNTTNGDGTCSQVNAQSGAPGQNGANGTNGAASPISNTFDLFWLPAGQGATGTAGTGGGGGGGGGGGGGQGCFFCTDGTGGAGGGGGGGGQGALGGTGGWGSGSSFALYAYASTGSSNNLILNPAAAATGGTGGAAGIGGNGGAGGLLGGSNGGLLGCSTCEVGAGGLGGRGGDGGNGGRGGDGADGRSETVRSVNGSALTATSSAGITQIITAQPLEGCTNSEILITKDGGSWSLPAGASFINDLNSTTSSYDNSSATAIISYTATGPQSTGLNGTAYDAMVQMNTNRALPAFAASMLTDLCEGETFFMSSSALGVEYQWIIFEAGTNVNTPVAAFTTQVASWMPPSLGTVTNYSVRLRVRTECCGWSAPNYFDFTVRDAAPAPLATGDNICAGETASISAEAVNGGMLSWYEDPLGQILLQTGPGPVDTYITDPLSQNTVFYVSEGAASCPGGITSVSVQVEPLPAQAAASDVSLCEGEDAILTATGSGTGDLVFYDASQNELARQTMSFASPNASHNLGALAAGAYTYYVAEDNGNCRSPLRLIAVTLNALPASPATTGASICEGQSTTVNATGNSIAWYADAALTNQVGAGNNYNTPILNTATNYFAVTTSTQGCISLPATATVAVEALPAAVIASGTSICAGETATLSATGGTGTLNWYADPAGASLVATGNSFTTAALNQNTTYYVGETSSSAQACEGPLTAVTVTVDARPSTPSVSAQDVCDGADVILSATGSGTGDLVFYDASQTEIGRQTMSAGNATQSLNAGLFAVGNYSFYVAEDDGVCTSPLQVVGLAVNALPASPATIGASICEGQSTTVNATGNSIAWYADAALTNQVGAGNNYSTPILNTATDYFAVTTSTQGCISLPATATVAVEALPAAVIASGTSICVGETATLSATGGTGTLNWYADPAGASLVATGNSFTTAALNQNTTYYVGETSSSAQACEGPLTAVTVMVNARPSTPSVSAQDVCDGADVILSATGSGTGDLVFYDASQTEIGRQTMSAGNATQSLNAGLFAVGNYSFYVAEDNGVCTSPLQVVGLAVNALPASPATTGATICAGEMATISAAGNNISWYADAALTNQVGAGNSYNTPALTSNTSFYAVETNANGCTSLSAAALVTVNAPPAAPSATNVTICQGESATFNATGTGAISWYADAAGTMLLALGNSYTTANLQQATTYYMQAVNANGCASAFMPVTAIVSPLPLAPAASAATICEGDDLMLTALGSGSGDLVFYDNNQTEINRFSMSAGNSSASYNAGALSAGNYNFFVREERLGCSSAPTAVLANVQASPAAPTAFNDSPVCQGEEAFLQANSSPGATYSWSGPNGFVSSNQTIQLTDLSPADAGFYYVQAFVGGCASAFDSTEVQVLAAPQLMGPISSNAPLCENETLNLGVNIQAGWTYAWTGPNGFTANQATISIPAVTEINHQGFYTVQVTDNNTGCQSAPLATLVQINRLPEPGMAFSNSPICMGESIQLSVPAVLNASYSWTGPNGFSSNDRAPEITAATADEAGQYSVLVAVGNCSSSLDVEVAVNSLPNVSIMADTTIEEGESLQLYATGGVIYEWSPADYLSSNATPTPIFSGAPVGQYSYEVSIQDAIGCALTETVNVEVTPRTDLLIVDLFTPNEDGINDYWRIDFLQNFEPYTIQVFSRGGLEVFRSTAYNNDWDGTHYKTGQKLPEGTYYYVIQANFKEFTGAVTIKR; encoded by the coding sequence TCTGTCTATGGCTTCTATTTCCGCAATGCCAATAACTGGCAGATCGAAAGGGTAACCATGAATACAGGCCAAGCTAGCCGCGGAACAAATGGCGCTGCTGGTGCAGCAGGCTCGCCAGGTGTTGCAGGTGGCACAGGAAGTCAGGCCCAATGTAATGATGATTGTGCCACGAACCGAGGTGGAAATGGCGGTTCTGGCGGCGGCGGCGCTGCTGGCGCCCCCGCAAATAATGATTTAAGTTGCCGAAACTCGGGACAAGCAGGAAGTAATGGCACCGCAGCCACTGGCCGAAACGGTGGCGGCGGTGGCTCTGGTGGAACTGGTGGTGCAGAAGATAATCGAGGCGCTGCTGGTGGCTCAGGTGCCGCTGGTGGCGGTGGAGCTGGTGGCGCTTTTGGGGCTGGATCCATTGGTTTTAATACCACAAACGGAGATGGAACTTGTAGCCAGGTGAATGCCCAGTCAGGAGCTCCTGGCCAAAATGGAGCCAATGGAACTAATGGCGCAGCTTCGCCTATCTCTAATACTTTTGACCTCTTCTGGCTGCCCGCTGGCCAAGGAGCTACTGGTACTGCTGGTACTGGTGGCGGCGGCGGCGGCGGCGGTGGCGGCGGCGGCGGTCAAGGTTGTTTCTTCTGTACAGATGGTACTGGTGGCGCTGGTGGCGGCGGCGGTGGCGGCGGCCAAGGTGCCCTAGGTGGAACTGGTGGCTGGGGATCTGGTAGCTCTTTCGCCCTCTATGCTTATGCAAGTACAGGCTCTAGTAATAATCTAATCTTAAATCCCGCTGCTGCTGCTACTGGTGGAACTGGTGGCGCAGCAGGTATTGGCGGCAATGGTGGTGCTGGCGGTTTGCTTGGCGGCTCTAATGGTGGCCTATTAGGCTGCTCTACTTGTGAAGTTGGAGCGGGTGGTCTCGGTGGCCGTGGTGGTGATGGTGGAAATGGCGGCCGTGGTGGTGATGGAGCTGATGGACGTTCTGAGACGGTCCGCAGCGTCAATGGAAGCGCTCTTACGGCAACTAGTTCGGCTGGAATTACCCAAATTATTACTGCCCAACCTCTAGAAGGTTGTACCAATTCCGAAATCTTAATTACTAAAGATGGAGGAAGCTGGTCTTTACCCGCAGGGGCTAGCTTTATCAATGACCTAAATAGCACAACTTCTAGCTATGATAATAGCTCAGCTACAGCAATTATTAGCTATACCGCTACAGGTCCACAAAGTACTGGCCTTAATGGCACCGCTTACGATGCCATGGTCCAAATGAATACCAACCGAGCTTTACCCGCTTTTGCAGCCTCTATGCTGACCGATCTTTGTGAAGGAGAAACTTTCTTTATGAGTAGTTCAGCTCTAGGGGTAGAATATCAATGGATTATTTTTGAAGCGGGAACAAATGTGAATACTCCTGTAGCCGCTTTTACTACTCAGGTTGCTAGTTGGATGCCGCCAAGCTTAGGAACGGTAACCAATTATAGTGTTCGCCTTCGGGTCCGTACTGAATGCTGTGGCTGGTCCGCTCCCAATTACTTCGACTTTACGGTTAGAGATGCTGCTCCAGCTCCTTTAGCAACAGGTGATAATATTTGTGCAGGGGAAACCGCAAGTATTTCTGCAGAGGCAGTAAATGGGGGAATGCTAAGCTGGTATGAAGACCCCTTGGGCCAAATCCTTTTGCAAACAGGCCCTGGTCCTGTAGATACCTATATTACAGACCCACTTAGCCAAAATACAGTTTTCTATGTTAGTGAAGGAGCTGCTAGCTGCCCTGGCGGAATTACCTCTGTTTCTGTGCAAGTAGAACCTTTACCCGCTCAAGCTGCAGCCTCAGATGTATCTCTCTGTGAAGGCGAAGATGCTATTCTAACGGCTACTGGCTCAGGTACTGGAGATTTAGTATTCTATGACGCCAGTCAAAATGAATTAGCTCGCCAAACAATGAGCTTTGCTAGTCCTAATGCTAGTCATAACCTAGGCGCATTAGCTGCTGGAGCTTATACCTATTATGTGGCAGAAGATAATGGAAACTGCCGTTCTCCTCTTCGGCTTATTGCCGTTACGCTAAATGCCCTACCCGCTAGCCCCGCTACTACAGGCGCTAGCATCTGTGAGGGCCAAAGTACTACGGTAAACGCTACAGGAAATAGCATCGCTTGGTATGCCGATGCTGCTTTGACTAACCAAGTTGGAGCTGGCAATAACTATAACACACCGATTTTAAACACCGCTACGAATTATTTTGCAGTAACAACTTCAACCCAGGGCTGTATTTCTCTGCCCGCTACGGCTACTGTTGCCGTAGAAGCCTTACCTGCAGCAGTTATCGCTAGCGGCACAAGCATTTGCGCTGGAGAAACTGCCACCCTAAGTGCTACAGGCGGAACAGGTACCCTAAATTGGTATGCAGATCCCGCCGGAGCCAGCTTAGTGGCTACGGGAAACAGCTTTACAACAGCTGCGCTCAACCAAAACACTACATATTATGTGGGGGAGACCTCTAGCTCAGCCCAAGCTTGTGAAGGTCCATTGACTGCCGTAACGGTAACGGTAGATGCCCGACCTTCAACTCCTTCTGTAAGTGCTCAAGATGTTTGTGATGGAGCTGATGTGATTTTATCGGCCACTGGTTCAGGAACTGGCGATCTGGTTTTCTATGATGCCAGCCAAACAGAAATTGGCCGCCAAACGATGAGCGCTGGAAATGCAACCCAAAGTCTAAATGCTGGTCTTTTTGCTGTCGGCAATTATAGCTTCTATGTAGCTGAAGATGATGGCGTTTGTACCTCTCCTTTACAGGTCGTTGGTTTGGCGGTAAACGCTTTGCCAGCTAGCCCCGCTACTATAGGCGCTAGCATCTGTGAGGGCCAAAGTACTACGGTAAACGCTACAGGAAATAGCATCGCTTGGTATGCCGATGCTGCTTTGACTAACCAAGTTGGAGCTGGCAATAACTATAGTACGCCAATCTTAAATACCGCTACTGATTATTTTGCAGTAACAACTTCAACCCAAGGCTGTATTTCTCTGCCCGCTACGGCTACTGTTGCCGTAGAAGCCTTACCTGCAGCAGTTATCGCTAGCGGTACGAGCATTTGCGTTGGAGAAACTGCTACCCTAAGCGCCACAGGCGGAACAGGTACTCTAAATTGGTATGCAGATCCTGCCGGAGCCAGCTTAGTGGCTACGGGAAACAGCTTTACAACAGCTGCGCTCAACCAAAACACTACATATTATGTAGGGGAGACCTCTAGCTCAGCCCAAGCTTGTGAAGGTCCATTGACTGCCGTAACAGTAATGGTAAATGCTCGCCCTTCAACGCCATCCGTAAGTGCTCAAGATGTTTGTGATGGAGCTGATGTGATTTTATCAGCTACTGGTTCAGGAACTGGCGATCTGGTTTTCTATGATGCCAGCCAAACAGAAATTGGTCGCCAAACGATGAGCGCTGGAAATGCAACCCAAAGTCTAAATGCTGGTCTTTTTGCTGTCGGCAATTATAGCTTCTATGTAGCTGAAGATAATGGCGTTTGTACCTCTCCTTTACAGGTCGTTGGTTTGGCGGTAAACGCTTTGCCAGCTAGTCCAGCTACCACAGGGGCCACAATCTGCGCTGGAGAAATGGCTACTATTTCCGCTGCAGGCAACAACATTAGTTGGTATGCCGATGCTGCTTTGACTAACCAAGTTGGCGCAGGAAATAGCTACAATACTCCCGCATTGACTAGTAATACTAGCTTTTATGCTGTAGAAACTAATGCCAATGGCTGTACTTCTTTGTCCGCAGCGGCTTTAGTTACTGTAAATGCGCCACCCGCTGCGCCTAGCGCAACAAATGTAACCATTTGCCAAGGGGAAAGCGCTACTTTCAATGCAACGGGAACCGGAGCCATTTCTTGGTATGCCGATGCTGCTGGAACTATGTTGTTGGCCTTAGGCAATAGCTATACAACCGCCAATTTGCAACAAGCCACTACTTATTATATGCAGGCGGTGAATGCCAATGGCTGCGCTTCTGCATTTATGCCTGTAACGGCTATTGTGAGTCCTTTGCCTTTGGCCCCCGCTGCTTCTGCAGCGACTATTTGTGAAGGCGATGATTTGATGCTTACCGCTTTGGGTTCAGGCTCAGGGGATTTGGTGTTCTATGATAATAACCAAACGGAGATTAACCGCTTTAGCATGAGTGCTGGAAACAGCAGTGCTAGCTATAATGCGGGCGCTTTGTCTGCAGGCAATTACAATTTCTTTGTTCGTGAGGAGCGTTTGGGCTGTAGCTCTGCCCCCACAGCAGTTTTGGCCAATGTACAGGCGAGTCCCGCGGCCCCCACGGCCTTTAATGATAGCCCGGTTTGCCAAGGGGAAGAAGCCTTTTTACAAGCAAATAGTAGCCCTGGCGCTACCTATAGCTGGAGCGGTCCCAATGGTTTTGTATCGAGCAATCAAACTATCCAATTGACGGACCTGAGCCCAGCCGATGCAGGTTTCTATTATGTTCAGGCTTTTGTGGGCGGCTGCGCTTCGGCCTTTGATTCTACAGAGGTACAGGTTTTGGCCGCACCTCAACTGATGGGGCCAATTAGTAGTAATGCTCCCCTTTGTGAAAATGAAACCCTAAACTTGGGCGTGAATATACAAGCTGGCTGGACCTATGCTTGGACCGGCCCCAACGGCTTTACTGCTAACCAAGCTACAATCAGTATCCCAGCCGTGACGGAGATCAACCATCAAGGGTTTTATACGGTGCAAGTGACAGACAATAACACGGGCTGCCAATCAGCGCCTTTGGCCACTTTGGTCCAAATTAACCGCTTGCCAGAGCCCGGAATGGCCTTTAGCAATAGCCCCATTTGTATGGGCGAAAGTATTCAGTTGTCGGTGCCTGCGGTCCTTAATGCTAGCTATAGCTGGACGGGGCCCAATGGCTTTAGTTCCAACGATCGCGCTCCCGAAATTACCGCCGCTACGGCCGATGAGGCTGGACAATACAGCGTTTTGGTGGCCGTGGGCAATTGTAGCAGCTCGCTAGATGTAGAGGTAGCCGTGAATAGCTTGCCCAATGTCAGCATTATGGCCGATACAACGATTGAAGAGGGCGAAAGCCTACAATTGTACGCTACTGGTGGCGTAATTTACGAATGGAGCCCCGCCGATTATCTCAGCTCTAATGCCACGCCTACGCCCATTTTTTCTGGAGCGCCTGTTGGGCAATATAGCTATGAAGTGAGCATTCAGGATGCGATTGGTTGTGCACTTACCGAAACGGTAAATGTTGAGGTGACTCCCCGTACCGATTTGCTCATTGTCGATCTCTTTACACCCAATGAGGATGGAATCAACGATTATTGGCGGATTGATTTTCTCCAAAATTTTGAGCCTTATACCATTCAGGTCTTTTCTCGTGGAGGGCTAGAGGTCTTCCGCTCTACGGCTTACAATAATGATTGGGATGGCACGCACTATAAAACGGGCCAAAAACTGCCAGAAGGCACCTATTATTATGTGATCCAAGCCAACTTTAAGGAGTTTACTGGAGCCGTTACCATTAAGCGTTAA